One window from the genome of Gadus macrocephalus chromosome 7, ASM3116895v1 encodes:
- the casr gene encoding extracellular calcium-sensing receptor — MAFLLGYYLLLLGSVQLTSTYGPYQRAQKTGDILLGGLFPIHFGVASKDQDLAARPESTQCVRYNFRGFRWLQAMIFAIDEINNSSSLLPNITLGYRIYDTCNTVSKALEATLSFVAQNKMDSINLDEFCNCTDHIPSTIAVVGASGSAVSTAVANLLSLFYIPQISYASSSRLLSNKNQYKSFMRTIPTDEYQATAMADIIAYFQWNWVIAVASDDEYGRPGIEKFEKEMEERDICIHLNEFISQYFEDHEIQALVDRIENSTAKVIVVFASGPDVEPLIKEMARRNITDRLWLASEAWASSSLIAKPEYLDVMAGTIGFALRPGHIPGFKEFLQQVQPKKVSHNEFIREFWEETFNCYLEDSLRLQESENGTESSRPLCSGDEDITSAETPYLDYTHLRISYNVYVAVYSIAQALQDILTCTPGRGLFANSSCADTKDMEAWQVLKQLRHLDYIDSIGEKVHFDENAEMWGNYTIINWHRSTEDASVVFEEIGFYNMHIKKGSKLYIDNAKILWNGYSTELPFSNCSEDCDPGTRKGIIDSEPTCCFECKECSDGEYSNHKDASVCTKCPNNSWSNGNHTFCFLKEIEFLAWTEPFGIALTIFAVLGVLLTAFVLGVFARFRNTPIVKATNRELSYLLLFSLVCCFSSSLMFIGEPQDWTCRLRQPAFGISFVLCISCILVKTNRVLLVFEAKIPTSLHRKWWGLNLQFLLVFLCTFVQVMICVVWLYNAPPASSKNHDIDEIIFITCNEGSMMALGFLIGYTCLLAAICFFFAFKSRKLPENFTEAKFITFSMLIFFIVWISFIPAYFSTYGKFVSAVEVIAILASSFGLLACLFFHKVYIILFKPSRNTIEEVRCSTAAHAFKVAAKATLKHNTASRKRSGSNGGSSGSSPSSSISLKTNGNDCEPSAGQPRIHRPRVSFGSGTVTLSLSFDESRRSSVM, encoded by the exons ATGGCGTTTTTACTGGGCTATTATCTGCTGCTCCTGGGGTCCGTCCAGCTGACCTCAACCTACGGGCCCTATCAGAGAGCACAGAAGACCGGGGATATTCTCCTTGGGGGTCTCTTCCCCATACACTTTGGAGTCGCTTCTAAAGACCAGGACCTGGCGGCCAGGCCAGAGTCCACTCAGTGTGTGAG GTACAACTTCAGGGGCTTCCGCTGGCTGCAGGCCATGATCTTCGCCATCGATGAGATCAACAACAGCAGCTCCCTCCTGCCCAACATCACCCTGGGCTACAGGATCTACGACACCTGCAACACCGTGTCCAAGGCGCTCGAGGCCACGCTGAGCTTCGTGGCACAGAACAAGATGGACTCCATCAACCTGGACGAGTTCTGCAACTGCACCGACCACATCCCCTCCACCATCGCCGTGGTGGGGGCGTCAGGCTCCGCCGTCTCCACCGCCGTGGCCAACCTCctgagtctgttttacatcCCTCAG ATCAGTTATGCTTCCTCCAGCCGGTTGCTGAGCAACAAGAACCAGTACAAGTCCTTCATGAGAACCATCCCCACTGACGAGTACCAGGCCACTGCCATGGCCGACATCATCGCCTACTTCCAGTGGAACTGGGTCATCGCCGTGGCCTCGGACGACGAGTACGGACGCCCGGGCATCGAGAAGTttgagaaggagatggaggagcggGACATCTGCATTCACCTAAACGAATTCATCTCACAGTACTTTGAAGACCACGAGATCCAAGCCTTGGTGGACCGCATTGAGAACTCCACGGCCAAAGTGATCGTGGTTTTCGCCAGTGGTCCCGACGTGGAGCCCTTGATCAAGGAGATGGCCAGGAGAAACATCACCGACCGCCTCTGGCTGGCCAGCGAGGCGTGGGCCAGCTCCTCGCTGATCGCCAAACCAGAGTACCTTGACGTCATGGCCGGCACTATCGGCTTCGCCCTGAGGCCTGGCCATATTCCGGGGTTCAAGGAGTTCCTCCAGCAGGTGCAGCCCAAGAAGGTCAGCCACAACGAGTTCATCCGGGAGTTCTGGGAGGAAACCTTCAACtgctacctggaggacagcttGAGGCTGCAGGAGAGCGAGAACGGCACAGAGAGCTCGCGGCCGCTGTGCTCGGGCGATGAGGACATCACCAGCGCTGAGACGCCGTATCTGGACTACACGCACCTCCGTATCTCCTACAACGTGTACGTGGCCGTCTACTCCATCGCCCAGGCCCTGCAGGACATACTCACCTGCACCCCTGGCAGAGGGCTTTTCGCTAACAGCTCCTGCGCAGATACGAAAGATATGGAGGCGTGGCAG GTCCTGAAGCAGCTGAGACATTTGGATTACATCGACAGCATTGGGGAGAAGGTACACTTTGATGAGAACGCTGAGATGTGGGGGAACTACACCATCATCAACTGGCATAGGTCAACAGAAGATGCGTCCGTGGTGTTTGAGGAGATCGGCTTCTACAACATGCACATCAAAAAGGGATCCAAGCTCTACATCGACAATGCCAAGATACTGTGGAATGGATACAGCACAGAG CTGCCGTTTTCAAACTGCAGTGAGGACTGCGACCCAGGCACCAGAAAGGGCATCATAGACAGCGAGCCCACTTGCTGTTTTGAATGCAAAGAGTGCTCTGATGGAGAATACAGTAACCATAAAG ATGCCAGTGTTTGCACCAAATGTCCAAACAACTCGTGGTCCAACGGGAATCACACGTTCTGCTTTCTGAAAGAGATCGAGTTCCTCGCATGGACGGAGCCCTTCGGCATAGCCCTGACAATATTCGCAGTGCTGGGAGTCTTGCTGACGGCCTTCGTCCTAGGGGTGTTTGCCCGATTCCGCAACACTCCCATCGTGAAGGCCACCAACCGGGAGCTgtcctacctcctcctcttctccctggtCTGCTGCTTCTCCAGCTCTCTTATGTTCATCGGCGAACCCCAGGACTGGACGTGCCGCCTGCGCCAGCCGGCCTTCGGGATCAGCTTCGTCCTCTGCATCTCCTGCATCCTGGTCAAGACCAACCGCGTGCTGCTCGTCTTCGAGGCCAAGATCCCCACCAGTCTCCACCGCAAGTGGTGGGGCCTGAACCTGCAGTTCTTGCTGGTGTTCCTGTGCACCTTCGTCCAGGTGATGATTTGCGTGGTCTGGCTCTACAACGCCCCGCCGGCCAGCTCCAAGAACCACGACATCGATGAGATCATCTTCATCACCTGCAACGAGGGCTCCATGATGGCCCTGGGCTTTCTGATCGGCTACACCTGTCTCCTTGCCGCCATTTGCTTCTTCTTCGCGTTCAAATCGCGCAAACTCCCGGAGAACTTCACAGAGGCGAAGTTCATCACGTTCAGCATGCTGATATTCTTCATCGTTTGGATCTCATTCATCCCGGCGTACTTCAGCACCTACGGCAAGTTTGTGTCGGCGGTGGAGGTGATCGCTATACTGGCGTCCAGCTTCGGCCTTTTGGCTTGCCTCTTCTTCCACAAGGTGTACATCATCCTCTTCAAGCCCTCCAGGAACACCATTGAGGAAGTCCGCTGCAGCACCGCGGCGCACGCCTTCAAAGTGGCTGCCAAAGCCACCCTCAAGCACAACACGGCGTCCAGGAAGAGATCAGGCAGCAACGGCGGGTCTTCAGGCTCATCCCCCTCCTCGTCCATAAGCCTCAAGACCAACGGTAACGACTGTGAGCCCAGCGCAGGCCAGCCCAGGATCCACAGGCCCAGGGTGAGCTTCGGGAGTGGAACAGTCACTCTGTCCCTGAGCTTCGACGAGTCGAGAAGGAGTTCAGTCATGTGA